GTACCAAGACCTAGCATACGCCTGAAGGACTAGGTTTAACCTAAGAGGATTTGACTGGAGACAGGAAAGTGTGGTTTCCCTACTGACACCTCTCTGCCCtccatgtccatccatccatccatccatccatccatcttctaccgcttatccgggcccgggtcgcgggggcaacagctttagcagggaagcccagacttccctctccctagctacttcttccagctctccccgggggatcccgaggcgttcccaggcaagctgggtgacatagtctctccagcgtgtcctgggtcttcctcggggtctcctcccagtgggacatgcctggaacacctcaccagggaggcgttcaggaggcatccgaatcagatgcccaagccacctcatctggctcctctcgatgtggaggagaagcggctcgactcggagcccctcccggatgaccgagcttctcaccttatctctaagggagagcccggacaccctgcggagaaaactcagaCCCAAATACATTGAACAGTACGGATGAATGGCTATCTCTAATGTTTCACTGCCTGACAAATTGCAGAGGACGGACGGCACCAGGAGTCCAATCAGGGTAAATTGTAGCAAACCGGGCTGAAAGTCACACAAATCTTATCTGGAACTCAGACTCTTTCCTCCTCACCTTCAGGCCGGCGTCCCCCAAAGATGATGGCTTCGATGGGGACACCTTCAGGTGATTCCCATAGTGGGTCAATGATGGGGCACTGATCGGCCGGAGTACAGAAGCGGGAGTTGGGGTGGGCGCAAGGTTCTCCTAAACAAACAAGGGGAACGTATCCCAGCTCATCATCTTGCATTTTTGGCCTTTTCTGCTGTTTTCATCATCTCCCACCATCCTCTGGGCTCCAAGGTTTGTTCTTCCATGAAGTAACGGTGACATCCTCGGGCAGAGCTTCGTCCATGCCCTCCCAGTGCACGCCTCCGTCGCTGGTCTCTGCCACGTTGGTGAAGATGGTGTTCTTGGCAATGGTGGCCATAGCATTGGGGTTGGTCTTGGCGGAGGTGCCGGGTGCGACTCCAAAGAAGCCGTTCTCTGGGTTGATGGCTCGCAGGTGACCTAATGAGAAGGGAATGATGGGAACAATAAGAAAACGAGACATCCGAAAGGGGCGGCGGGCTCCTGATGGTTCCTAACCTTGGTGGTCAAACTTCATCCAGGCAATATCATCTCCCACGCACTCCACCTTCCAGCCGGGTAGTGTAGGGCTCAGCATGGCCAGGTTGGTCTTCCCGCAGGCGCTGGGGAACGCTGCCGCCATGTACTTTTTCTGGCCTGCAGGGTTGGTGATGCCCAGGATCTGAGCAACACACAAAATTCAGTACCGATTCTGCAGGGTGGGTTCTGGCAGGCAAACAAGAACATTCAGTATTTTACCAGCATGTGCTCTGCCAGCCAACCTTCCTCCTTGGCAAGGCGTGAGGCAATGCGCAGGGCGAAGCACTTCTTGCCGAGCAGGGAGTTCCCACCGTAGCCGCTCCCGAAAGAGATGATCTGCCGCCGCTCTGGGATGTGGGCGATCAGGGTCTGCTCTGGGTTACAAGGCCAGTTGTTCACCAGAGGCCCTGAAGACAAGGCGACATGCAGCCTTACTTCCTTGGAGGACGCCTTGAGTCACGCCGTGAGAGAAGTCGACATACTTTTAAGTGGAAGTGGGCAACCGACAGAGTGCAGACAACGAATGAAGTCGTCAGTCCCAAGAGCGGCCAAAACCGCCTTTCCCATGCGGGTCATCACCCTCATGCTAGCTACCACGTAGGGCGAGTCCGTCAACTCCACGCCAATCTTGGACAGCGTGGATCCAACTGGTCCCATGCTGAAAGGGATCACATACATGGTGCGGCCCTTCATGCAACCCGGGAAGCGCTGAGCGACAGCTTTGTCTAATTCCTCCGGCGACATCCAGCGGCCCAGCTGGCTGATGCCGCCCTCCAGAGGGGTCGGCACCGTATCGCGGCGGTCACCGGTCACGATCACCGTCCGGCTCTCCACCCGGGCTACGTCCCGAGGGTCTGTCCTGGCCAGCCAGCTGCGGAGGGGAGAAGCTCAAgttgaagggggaaaaagtattgaaacacCTACAAGGTGTGAAAAGTGAAGTAAAtgcatcagaaaaataaaaacagagttgGGACAAAAAGTATTCTGGCACCAACTGTGGAGTTAGTACAAAGTATTGGGAACTCAAACGAGAGGAAAAATGGAATATGGACATGGAAATGTGGGAATTGTCTGCTGTTGCGAGGGGATTGTTCTGACTGGTTTTACTGGTTTTCTTTCTGCCCTGTTGTACAGGAACAAGCAAAACATCCTGGAGAGCCTCGACATGCCAAATTCCGTGCAGGCTTTGAACATTTTGTGCACTTCACCTACCAGTTGTGATATTTGCGCAACTTCTTGATCATGCCCTGCTCCTCCAGTTGGGCCAAGATGGTGCGGTTTTCCTCGTCGGAGCCATCGCAGATGTGGATGGCGTCCGGCTGGCAGAGCGTCACGTTGATATCCACAAACTCCCTGACGGCCGGGCTGAGGGCACTCAGCTCGCCCTGCAGCACCCGAGGCACGTCTCGCTTTGGAGACTGTAGCTGAGGAGGCATCGCGATCGACTCTGAGGGGTAGTAGTGGGGGGGTCAAAGATGTCGTGACAAACATGAACTTATAAACTAACTAtagaaaggaaaaaacaaaagaaacaaaccacCTAATTAACTAACCACCTCACATCATGAAGAAGTGGCATATCAAACTGACCTGGCAACGAATCAACAAATAAAGTAACCAACAAGTAATACCagttgtcacgttccgtgcctgcctgcagggggcgggctttctctccgccgactgcacacctgttgttcattttgggatgattatgcttcctttattaggagactccggcagtttactcactgccggagaattccacgccgtgccatattgctctcgcgctcgatctcgctattttgtcatttgaccagttgcctttttgccttacggccgttactcttgttattcgcgtttagctcctagattttgtattactcgtatttccgccaattcaggccctcctcccgttgttttgttttccgcgagcgttttcagttgtagtatccttctttgttattcctggtccttatttgaccagcgttttgtgttaccgttttttcctgtcgggctctttctgttttttgtcattaaagacactctttttctttgacaagattttttcgttgtctgttctccggggatccaaccctttatttcattgttctgcacggagcgatagttatcgcttcgcgCAGAACGTGACACCAGTAACCAGTAACTAACTACTGGGCAACAAACTTCCGCTTTGGAAGACAGGTGAGCCACGATTGGTTGTTacttgagccctgagcaacttgatgtcattttcagttgacagaaagatggctaaaaacgggtggattttgctgcttaactcgtATTcatcaaacacaatattaatcagactgCCCTGTTTAAACTAGCGGAGGCGCTGTGAACATTGTATTGTAAAGGAAACATtggagttgacttcccctttaagaaaccaagaaaataaaattacaagtGATAACACAATGTGATACGTGTACTGAAAAAGTATGGTGACTGACCTGAATTCTGATCGTGTTTCCGCTGCTTATAGTGATGTCATCCACCGTTTTAATGCCTGTGTGTGTCTCACTGAGGTGCGCTCTTTTTATTCTCTGGGACGTCCCCTCATGAAGGTGGGGCctggcccgccccggccagggtTGCGGCGAGCCTCCTGTGCGTACAGGCCAGTTGTTCTATACGGGGTCAATGATTCAGTCCAGGACGTTTAGGCCGCTGACCGAAGGGGTTTGATGAAAACTTTACAGCCTATTGATTATTGATAATCTTATCTGCGGCCCCCAGCTGCCGCACAGATAAAATATCCCATGATGAGCAGCACTTGCCTTTGAACATTGACCCACTCTGACGTACGTTGATGGCATGACTACGTCACTGGATGGCCCTGGGCGTCTTGTTACCTGAGCCAATTGAAAAgattatacagtacatattgtaTGTATCATTTCATAGATAGAATAAACATGATGCATTCTGTGgttgcctttgtttttgtttgtttgtttgttttgcacatttGGTTGTTAAgtaattcatttattgtttgttttttgtttgttagtgaATCAGtcaatttatttgttgtttgtgaGATGGCTATTTAGTTGGTTGATTAGTTCATTTGTTCACTCTGTGTAATTAGCCAGTTAGTTACTTTGCTTGCTCACTTCTTAATATGTTCACtatttagttatttagttaGGTAGGTGGGTAGCTAACTAGTTTGTTAGTGAGCCAACTCGCTCGTTCATTTTTGGGTTAGTCAGTCAGTggtctttatttatgtatgtatttattcagtTATTTTTGTCTCTATTTGTTTGTATGGGGGAATTACTCAACAGATGCAGCGTAATaaactgtcatttaaaaaacaaaaatcttggGGTGTGTGACAGTTGGCACCCACTGTGGTAATTTGCATTAGCATCCCGGTCTACAGGTGAACAGACTTGGTTCTCTGTGTCTTATTTCCAGGAAGGAAGGTGACACGATCACAACACGGTCACGCCAATGATGCCACACACGGAGCGTGTTATGTAAGGCCCTCAACGCTGTGGTTTATGGACTAACCTCTCAATTGCATCATTCATCAAGttgtaaaagaaaacacaaaacatcctCTGAATCTTTACACCGCTAATTAAAAGACTTTGGAGACACTGCGAGTGCTTACATCAGCACAAGACATTGCAACTGGACTCGCCAATAGTCAATCGCTTCAACAACACCAAACacgattctgaaacggaccaattTTTAACCCAGATGATTTTCaatt
The DNA window shown above is from Hippocampus zosterae strain Florida chromosome 9, ASM2543408v3, whole genome shotgun sequence and carries:
- the pck1 gene encoding phosphoenolpyruvate carboxykinase, cytosolic [GTP]; translation: MPPQLQSPKRDVPRVLQGELSALSPAVREFVDINVTLCQPDAIHICDGSDEENRTILAQLEEQGMIKKLRKYHNCWLARTDPRDVARVESRTVIVTGDRRDTVPTPLEGGISQLGRWMSPEELDKAVAQRFPGCMKGRTMYVIPFSMGPVGSTLSKIGVELTDSPYVVASMRVMTRMGKAVLAALGTDDFIRCLHSVGCPLPLKRPLVNNWPCNPEQTLIAHIPERRQIISFGSGYGGNSLLGKKCFALRIASRLAKEEGWLAEHMLILGITNPAGQKKYMAAAFPSACGKTNLAMLSPTLPGWKVECVGDDIAWMKFDHQGHLRAINPENGFFGVAPGTSAKTNPNAMATIAKNTIFTNVAETSDGGVHWEGMDEALPEDVTVTSWKNKPWSPEDGEPCAHPNSRFCTPADQCPIIDPLWESPEGVPIEAIIFGGRRPEGVPLVYEAFSWQHGVFVGAAMRSEATAAAEHKGKEIMHDPFAMRPFFGYNFGHYLSHWLSMAEQPNVKLPKIFHVNWFRKSPTAGFLWPGFGENIRILDWMFRRLNGEAGAMPSAVGYLPCRHSLHLDGLRELVDLEQLFALDRDFWQKEVEEIGKYFTTQVNDDLPDEVARQLELLRQRVNQI